cttttccatttcctGACATGAGAATATGTTGGTCTGCGAGCCTTTGATGCCATATGCATTATCAGTTTATCAGATAAAAGGATGAAGCATGGAACGGCCCCTCCCTTGAGAATCAGCCGGTGGAGATAAGTTTGAgagtgaaagaaagaaaggttcCCTTTGACACCAAACTGGCCCAGGGTCAAGCACAcatcaaatttattttcaagAAATATATAAAAGGAAACAAAGTAAAAAGGAGAATATCAAAGTGTCCAGGAACAAGAGCAAGGTACATCCACGCATGTACCTAGCCTGGCTGCACAGTTGAtgctcttctcttttttttttgaaaaaaaaaacagtgaaaGCTACTGACATGTACATCAAAAGCAAAGAGATTTTTCAGATATCttttctgcattttttttcaggCGATCCATCCATCAGAGGAGTCAATTCTCTGCAACCTTCAGGTTAAGATGCAGTTCACTGAAAAAGGGtcccaaaaggaaaaggagaaataaAAAGGGGAGATAAGTGACATCAAATGTACCTTGTTGCAAATCAGCGAGTGATCCAAGGACACACAGGCTGTTCTTTGTCAGAGGCTGCTTTGCCTTCCTGCAGCACAATGCCACTATGCATACCTGCACACAGTTGGGCGTGTCATTCACATTCATGCATTTTCAGGAGGCAGCAGAGAGGCAGGCATTGTCTCGTGCCATTCCCCTCTCCTAACATTCGGACGCTTTAGATTGATTGATTATGTGACGCACCATGAGTCCAGGATCTCGAGCAGACGCATGTGATTGTATGGCCACGGGCAAAATAACTATTTATTACTATATGGTCATGTTTGAATTGTATATATGTCCATGGGGTGTTACTATATGTTCGTGAAATTATTTGGAGCTAATACAGGAACTCATCCCTATATGGATTTTGATCCAAGTTATGGTTTTCAACATTCAAAAGTGTTTTGGTATAATCAATTGTAACTGAATGGGCATTAACCTTTCGAGAGGCGAAAGATCCAAAAAGAGCCGTAAAATTCGATGACCCGAAACCCGCAAAGCGAGTTTGAATGGGGAAACCTATGGCTATGGGACTAGACTAACCTTGGAGAAATACAAATGCATTAGACTTTTCATTTGCATTTTCTATAGGGCATTGAGCTTACTAAGTGCTAACATACAAACCTGTCCTTTGTTGCCTTGGTTTGGTCAAGAGACTAGTGAAGCTTAAGCGTATTATATTAGTAGGTGGTTAGGGAACAAAGCATGCCAAGAATCCGTTCAAGAGAGAGGAAGGAAACAAAAGACAAGAACATTGTACCTCTCATAATGCATGGGAAAGTGTTCCATTATTTTAAGAAAAACAGAGTCCTCCGGTACCATATATCACTGTGATATTCCTGTGTTGTTTGTTACTGGGGCTGCCTTGGTGGAAGAACATTGGAAAACCGATGTGGGCAAACCTTCTCATTGTTGCTTTCTCTCCGGAAGAATCTTGCCAACTTTCCTAACATTGGGCACTGCAAACCTGCTGTACTCAAACTGGTAACAACTCATTCTAAAAAGTTATTTTAAGCGGAAAAACAAATACTAAGCTGTACCAATGTGGTAATCAGCAAAACATCTTGTGAAATGTGAAAACCAAAATTGTCTACATGAAACCATATTTGTGATGCAGGTTCTAGGTTCAAATTGTCCCTGCTGAAGGCGTTGTTGAGCTGTCTTTTTTCCCTGAAAAGGGATTTCTTCTTCTCTAATGATAGACTCCCTATGTATGAAATTAATAGGTGTATTCATATTTTAAGTCAAACTTCATAATTATATACATGCTTAGTGTATAAATGTTATATGAATAAATCTGTATATCAAAGATCTTTCATCATGACATTGATTTGTAGCGATTGCCAATATATTGTAAGAGAATTTGATGGTCCTCTAAAGACCTTTTTAAAATCCTAACACCTACTAAAAATGATGAGGGTGTAGGTGCTTATTGTCAGACTAAAATCAAATAAACTTTATTTATTGATCTCTTTGAATTTTAAATATTCAAAAAGGGGATTCAACAAAAACACTCAAATTAGTACCATAGTGTAAAGATGAATATACATTAGGGCTAATCTAAATAACTAGCCTCAAGTCCCATAGTGCTTTCTTAGACTATTTGCTTCGTAAATCTTGAATCCACAAAGATTTGGGCCTTGATTTGACTAAAAGGACTTTGAAATTGGATTTGGGTCCCATCATTTGATTCTGGCTTTGTTTTTtctccgcccccccccccccccgcccccccctcCATCTCCAATCAACCCATTCTTTTAAGGTCCCTAGAGACGGTTCTAAGCATAATATAGACCAAGTGATTAGGCTAAGCATCGTACTGAGGCGcttttttcaataaaaaaaactctccatGCATCTCTAAAAGCTCAAAGATAGGCGTCCTTGAATAATTAAACATGGCGATCTGCTCTAAGCCTCGTTAGTGGCTTGAAAAGTGCCTTTCTAACCCATTACTTAACTTCCATGTGTATTGTAGTTGTAAGTCACAAATTTTTATTCGGCTGCAAAGATCACTTGAAGGGTAAATAGACATATTTCCTACGGAGTATCTGAAACAACAACCTAGTTGGACTTGGTTTAGCCTCTTGCACTGTGGTTAGTTTAGTTCTAGACATGTTTTCGCTCAATGGAAGAACTGAATGAGCTCTAACTAATTTGAGTTCTAAACATGTTCATGATTCAAGTAGCTCAATCCTAACATATGCAAAACTTGATGAGTCGTTGAAAGTATCCATGGTTGCATTTTCGTGTTTCTCCCACTATCAACATGCCCAAAGGTAAGTGAAATGTTTTCAATCATATGAATCACCTTTGCATTTTCTTGCTTCTCTCATCACTATCTGGTGTCATTTAAAGAACTTTTCATCTAATGTCTTGAGACTATCTTCAATGTAAAGCTACTGAGACATAAGTTTGACATTTTCTGTTGACCCATAGAGAATTTACCATGACATAGTCTTGCAAACAGAATCCTCTCATCTTTGAAATTGGAGTATCTATTCTTCCCAACTTGCCAACGAGTAAGCCAACTGCATACAAATCTGCTGGCGTACCATATATGCCACGTTGCTATCCTTGACTATGAAGAACATTTGAAGCCCAACTTGTACATTGGTTTGTTTTAACTACAAATATGTATAGACCGTTGACCTTTgcaacatactccctccatcccaaattactattcattttggcttttctagatacatagcttttgatatgcacctagatatatactatgtctatatacatagcaaaagtaatgtatctagaaaattcaaaactaattgtaatttgggacggatggagtagtatATTTGTAACCGAATAGGGGAACATAAGGGAAAAAAAACCTCATATAGCTAGTGCTACCACGATTAGACTACTAGAAACACTTTATTAGCCAATTTTTTTGCATCTCCAAAAAAACTTTTGTGTTCAACTGCGGATCTCTTCCTAGTGTACCTTCCACACCATGTTTCCTTGGCCACAGATCAAAGAATAGCTAGCTACTATATGTGCAGTTATGCAGCAAAATGTAATGAACAACCAAACAGGTGATGGTGCAATTCCATGTTGCTAAGCTACTCTAAAATTCATATATTTCTCCAGGTACATCAAAACGTTGCAGGTTGCAGCAAACTTACAACCAGTTCGATCTTGGCCACCACAAAAGCATAATCTAAATCTAGCACAGCCAGGCTTCTTGCAACATCTTATACATAGTAGTCAATTGAATTTCAAGTTCTTAACCGATACATTAACACAATCCTCTCTCACATGACGCTGCAGGCGTTGGCGTTCTCCTCGCTGAACATGTAGTACGACCCGGGCGCCGCCGACACCGGCGCCGTCGAGTAGAagtacccgccgccgccgccacctgccgtGGTGTACGCCGCGCCGGCCATCGGGTGGTAGTAGGCGCTGCTCCGGAGCGCCGAGCTCGGGTGCGCCGTGCTGTAGCTCATGACGTAAGCGGGCGGGTGGACCCCGGCGGCGTAGTACCCCGGGTAGCTCATCGCCGGCGCGCCCGGAGGCGGAGGGTACGGCCCGGCGTCGACGACGGTGAGAGGGCCGGAGTTGCCGCCGCCCGGCTTCGTGggcgcgtccggcggcgggTGGACCTCCACTATTGCAccggcgcctgcgccggcgccgtctgCGTTGGCGATGGCGTTGCCATTGGCATTGCCGTTGCCGTGACCGCCGCCTTTCTTGCCTTTCTTcttgccgccgcctccgccgccgccattgccgttGCCGTTCGCGGCGGGCTGCGGGCCCTGCGGCGTCATGGCGAGAGGGGCCACCTTGCCGCCTGCACCGCCATCCTGCGCGTCTCCGGCGCCCGCGgggccgttgccgccgccgccctcaggCTTATCGTGCTCGCCATCGGACGCTTCATCGCacgaaccgccgccgccgccctcagcCTTGTCCTGCTTCTCCGGGGGGCAGGGGCCGCTCCCGccgtccgccggcgccggatcAGCGGGCTTGTTGGTGTTGTTGTTCGCGGGGTTCTTGCCcttgctcttctttttcttcttcttgcctccGCTGCCTGGGGATCcgccgggcgcatcggcggctgccgctgccggcggagCAGGCTCCGGCCACGGCTCGGCGTGCTTGCCGGTCTTGAGGAGCTTCTTGACGAGCGCGTCGGCGGAGACGTTGCCGATGACCACCACCTTATGCTGCTGCATGTCGATGTCCGTCTTGTACACCCCTGTGAATGAGGAGCATCATGGCATCATGCGTCAGTGGCTCAGTGCAGCAAATATTTCAGACAAACAACATTGTAGCAACAAGCGAAAATGAATTTGTAGTAAATTCGCAACATGTAGAATATAGTTTTGGGTGAAAATTCCGCAGGGGGTTTAACAGGGGAGGAGTGGAAATGGAGATGGACAAGAGAGCTAGTGCAAGAAGCACTCTGAGTCTGAGCTCAAACCTTCTGTTCAGTGCAAGAAACAGGGGAACCTTTCGTGAACACAAATGGCTTAGCACTTCTGATCTCAGAAACATATACGATTAAAAAACGCCAAATACAAAGAAGAAAACGAAGAAAAGACTGGTTCAAGCTTATCTTCATTTTTAAAGTATTTCAAATCTGATTCAGAGAAAAAGACTGCTAAGGATTTGGGAAACTGAATAACACACACCTTCGATGCTGTGCAGCACcttcttgaccttcttcttGCAGCCCTCACAGTGGATGCTCACCTTCAAGGCCAGAGTCTGCCAATGGAACAACCAGTGCAGTAAGAACCCAAGAATCAGCCTCCAAGAACTCCATGTTaaagtctgaactctgaactgcTTACCTGATACCTGAGCGGCTCTGGACCTTCTTCAGGAGCCGCCATGGCAGACCAGAGAAAGAgggggggagagaggagggaaggaggGGGAAGCTGGATGGAGATGGAAGAAGGTGAGAGGATGCAGGAGAATAAGAAGAAATGGGCAGAGAGGGAAAGTGTGGAAGCTGTGAAAGAAGAGAATGGTGGCACCAAGAGGGGGGCAGAAGAAAGTGGCAATGTTTGGCCCTGAGGAGAGGCAGGACTGGACTAAATAGCATCTGGGAGCAGGGGTGAATAATTCTCTAGGTTTTTCTTTGTCCTTTTTTCTTAAAATAAATCTTTTTTGCGTTTTTTGGTGGTGAGATGATTGTTCCCCACATGTGCCGGTTGCAAGATGCCcatgttaattttttttgtttcgttGGTCTTCTTGTTGTGTTAGGCCAAAGCAGTTTggtcctttttctaaaaattaagCATATAATAAGCATGATGGCAAAAATTCGAATGATAATTTTCTAAAAGGTCCAAGTAATCGTTCTGAATTATCTAGCGGATAAATAATATTCTCTCAATTCTAaaatataggtcgttttagttttgttCGTTAAATCACGTTCGTAAAAAAATACAACATCTACATATCAAAATGATTTCACTAAATCCACCATAAAATATATCTTAGTAGTGTATTTATTTTGTATTGCAGACTTTTATATAAATTTCTATA
This sequence is a window from Setaria italica strain Yugu1 chromosome III, Setaria_italica_v2.0, whole genome shotgun sequence. Protein-coding genes within it:
- the LOC101777401 gene encoding heavy metal-associated isoprenylated plant protein 35 — encoded protein: MAAPEEGPEPLRYQTLALKVSIHCEGCKKKVKKVLHSIEGVYKTDIDMQQHKVVVIGNVSADALVKKLLKTGKHAEPWPEPAPPAAAAADAPGGSPGSGGKKKKKKSKGKNPANNNTNKPADPAPADGGSGPCPPEKQDKAEGGGGGSCDEASDGEHDKPEGGGGNGPAGAGDAQDGGAGGKVAPLAMTPQGPQPAANGNGNGGGGGGGKKKGKKGGGHGNGNANGNAIANADGAGAGAGAIVEVHPPPDAPTKPGGGNSGPLTVVDAGPYPPPPGAPAMSYPGYYAAGVHPPAYVMSYSTAHPSSALRSSAYYHPMAGAAYTTAGGGGGGYFYSTAPVSAAPGSYYMFSEENANACSVM